One window of Lacerta agilis isolate rLacAgi1 chromosome 14, rLacAgi1.pri, whole genome shotgun sequence genomic DNA carries:
- the CNOT3 gene encoding CCR4-NOT transcription complex subunit 3 isoform X2, protein MQMERFKVVERETKTKAYSKEGLGLAQKVDPAQKEKEEVGQWLTNTIDTLNMQVDQFESEVESLSVQTRKKKGDKDKQDRIEGLKRHIEKHRYHIRMLETILRMLDNDSINVDSIRKIKDDVEYYVDSSQDPDFEENEFLYDDLDLEDIPQALVATSPPSHSHMEDEMFNQSSSTPTSTTSSSPIPPSPANCTTENSEDDKKRGRSTDSEVSQSPAKNGSKSLHNHHHQPPPTIPTSYPMGGSSSTSSSLGDGPGSNSNGAVAGSGNASGKANPPAGHAPTTPTPYAQAVAPPPTSTNASQPRPPSTQQNASKQNGATSYSSVVADSSSDSTLSSGNQALPNQTASHNPPSASVKEPSAAPQPPSGGNATGSSLLVPLTANPPASPTPSFSDSKPAQTLLNGPPQFSSTAEIKAPEPLSTLKSMAERAAIGSSIEDPVPSLHLAERADILITSTTSQPASNQPPIQLSEVNIPLSLGVCPLGPVPLTKEQLYQQAMEEAAWHHMPHPSDSERIRQYLPRNPCPTPPYHHQMPPPHSDTVEFYQRLSTETLFFIFYYLEGTKAQYLAAKALKKQSWRFHTKYMMWFQRHEEPKTITDEFEQGTYIYFDYEKWGQRKKEGFTFEYRYLEDRDLQ, encoded by the exons ATG CAAATGGAGCGGTTCAAGGTAGTGGAACGTGAGACCAAGACGAAAGCCTACTCGAAGGAGGGCCTGGGCCTGGCGCAGAAGGTGGACCCAGcccagaaggaaaaggaggaggtcGGGCAGTGGCTGACG AACACAATAGACACCTTGAACATGCAGGTGGATCAGTTTGAGAGCGAAGTGGAGTCGCTGTCTGTCCAGACGCGCAAGAAGAAAGGAGACAAGGAT AAGCAAGACCGGATCGAGGGCCTGAAGCGGCACATTGAGAAACACCGGTACCACATTCGGATGCTGGAGACCATCCTGCGGATGCTGGACAACGACTCCATCAACGTGGACTCCATCCGCAAGATCAAGGACGACGTGGAATACTATGTGGATTCCTCGCAGGACCCTGATTTTGAGGAGAACGAGTTCCTCTATGATGACCTCGACTTAGAAGACATTC CACAGGCCCTGGTTGCCACTTCCCCACCCAGCCACAGTCACATGGAGGATGAGATGTTCAACCAGTCAAGCAGCACGCCTACCTCCACCACGTCCAGCTCCCCAATCCCACCCAGCCCTGCGAACTGCACAACA gaGAACTCTGAAGATGACAAGAAACGGGGACGATCCACAGACAGCGAAGTGAGCCAA tCCCCAGCGAAGAACGGTTCGAAAAGcctccacaaccaccaccaccaaccgcCTCCCACAATCCCCACCAGCTACCCGATGGGCGGCAGCTCCAGCACTTCGTCCTCGCTGGGGGACGGGCCTGGTTCCAACAGCAACGGGGCTGTGGCTGGCAGTGGGAACGCGAGCGGCAAAGCTAACCCTCCGGCAGGGCACGCACCCACCACCCCGACCCCTTACGCCCAGGCTGTGGCGCCCCCACCCACCAGCACCAATGCCTCTCAGCCCCGGCCTCCCAGCACCCAGCAGAACGCCAGCAAGCAGAACGGAGCAACCA GTTATAGTTCTGTGGTAGCGGACAGCAGTTCAGACTCCACGCTAAGCAGCGGCAACCAGGCATTGCCCAATCAGACGGCGTCGCACAACCCACCCAGCGCTTCTGT CAAAGAGCCCAGCGCAGCTCCGCAGCCACCGAGTGGTGGCAACGCCACTGGATCCAGCCTCCTGGTGCCTCTGACTGCCAACCCTCCTGCCTCGCCCACGCCCAGCTTCTCTGACAGCAAGCCTGCCCAGACCCTGCTCAACGGGCCACCCCAGTTCAGCTCCACTGCAGAGATCAAG GCACCTGAGCCTCTAAGTACATTGAAGTCAATGGCTGAGAGGGCAGCTATCGGCTCTAGCATAGAGGACCCTGTGCCATCTCTTCATCTCGCTGAAAGGG CTGATATCTTAATTACGAGCACGACCTCCCAGCCAGCCTCCAACCAGCCCCCCATCCAGCTATCTGAGGTGAACATCCCCCTTTCGCTGGGGGTGTGCCCCCTGGGGCCTGTGCCTCTCACCAAGGAGCAGCTCTACCAACAGGCCATGGAGGAGGCTGCCTGGCACCACATGCCTCATCCTTCTGATTCAGAAAGGATCCG GCAATATCTGCCGCGAAACCCCTGCCCAACCCCTCCGTACCACCACCAGATGCCTCCCCCACACTCCGATACGGTGGAGTTCTACCAGCGCCTCTCTACAGAGACCCTTTTCTTCATCTTCTACTATTTGGAG GGCACGAAGGCACAATACCTGGCAGCGAAGGCGCTGAAGAAGCAGTCCTGGCGCTTCCACACAAAGTACATGATGTGGTTCCAGCGGCACGAAGAACCCAAGACCATCACTGATGAATTTGAGCAG GGCACTTACATCTACTTTGACTACGAGAAATGGGGCCAGCGCAAAAAGGAGGGTTTCACCTTTGAATACCGCTACCTGGAAGACCGGGACCTGCAGTGA
- the TMC4 gene encoding transmembrane channel-like protein 4 yields the protein MGDDQESSYERREDKAGSSWGRHGPPSLYLQLPSNQTLRFRGNKAAAWGAAWEGASEPEVDPQEHVPEFVGGEEEEDSKPLKELPLCLEEKRKLRVLQEQAASRLSGWELWHVWRRRTLRRVRSQASSAVAYGEMWRSTLRHIGGQFGTGIQSYFNFLRFLVLMNFVASLLVAGFVIAPNAAFEALSLNRTSHQNSSLVNEACLTYNPSPRGLVSFFSYIMDLLSGKSFMELTYLFYGYYQNSAVDFVGFSYNCPLAYVLTALFYLHFSLTWIVRRSVYCLKRSLVSEDASLGSYSNKVFAGWDFGLVEHRAAQLKHNSIRYELRMDLEEEAVRRRQAEMTTAQRTRLYVLRGVLNILVLGLLGGSFYCIYRAATYSQALLGGTDSQVKGQFVLELLVAYLPSVVITAANLIVPMIFEVVVQLEKYPLSFQIKITLLRSVFLRLASLVVLLISLWSQITCGGDPHKPACQKCGYNNHLHPCWETSVGQEMYRLMIFDLLVMLLVMLFVEFPRKLLVTAFPSCPLLKFWGHQEFVVPANVLDLVYGQTLCWTGALFCPLLPVLNTIKYIAVFYLKKLTLYANCRPAERTFRASSSNFFFLLVLLLGLAISCVPALYSMFVLPPSKACGPFRGEPTMWNTVSSAISELPRTARDFFGFVGSIAFAVPLFLLLSILMFFLKALADSYSSVVKGLKWQLRLEGQDKLFLVKQISELSQ from the exons ATGGGCGATGACCAGGAAAGCAGTTATGAGAGGAGAGAAGACAAAGCAG GGTCCAGCTGGGGTCGCCATGGCCCGCCATCTCTCTATCTCCAGCTACCAAGCAACCAGACACTACGTTTCCGTGGCAACAAGGCAGCGGCCTGGGGAGCCGCTTGGGAGGGGGCATCCGAACCTGAGGTTGACCCTCAGGAACATGTCCCAGAATTTgtaggaggggaggaagaggaagacagcaaGCCACTGAAAGAGCTGCCCCTCTGCCTTGAGGAGAAACGGAAGCTCAG AGTTCTGCAGGAGCAAGCAGCCAGCAGGCTGAGTGGTTGGGAGCTCTGGCATGTGTGGAGGCGGAGGACACTCCGGCGTGTGAGGAGCCAAGCGAGCTCAGCGGTCGCCTATGGGGAGATGTGGAGGAGCACGCTTCGCCACATTGGAG GCCAGTTTGGAACAGGGATCCAGTCCTACTTCAACTTTCTCCGTTTTTTGGTCTTGATGAATTTTGTTGCCTCCCTGCTGGTGGCAGGGTTTGTGATTGCTCCGAATGCGGCCTTTGAAGCCTTGTCACTCAATCGGACAAGTCACCAGAACAGCAGTTTAG TGAACGAAGCTTGTCTGACTTACAACCCCTCACCCAGAGGCTTGGTCAGCTTTTTTTCCTACATAATGGACCTTCTGTCAGGCAAG AGTTTCATGGAGCTCACCTACCTCTTCTATGGCTACTACCAGAATTCAGCTGTTGATTTTGTCGGCTTCTCGTACAACTGCCCCCTGGCGTATGTACTGACAGCACTCTTCTACCTCCACTTCTCCCTGACGTGGATTGTACGGAG ATCAGTCTATTGCCTCAAACGCAGCCTGGTTAGTGAAGATGCTTCCCTCGGATCCTACAGCAACAAAGTCTTTGCCGGCTGGGATTTTGGCCTGGTGGAGCACAGGGCGGCACAATTAAAGCACAACAGTATTCGCTACGAACTGCGG ATGGATCTAGAAGAGGAGGCAGTTCGCAGGCGCCAGGCAGAGATGACCACGGCACAGCGCACCAGGCTCTATGTCCTCCGGGGGGTGCTCAATATTCTGGTTTTGGGGCTGCTAGGAGGATCTTTCTACTGCATCTACCGGGCAGCGACATATTCCCAGGCACTGCTGGGAGGG ACAGACTCCCAAGTCAAAGGCCAATTTGTCCTGGAGCTTCTGGTGGCTTATCTCCCGTCGGTTGTCATCACAGCTGCCAACCTCATTGTCCCAATGATCTTTGAGGTCGTCGTTCAGCTAGAGAAATACCCGCTCAGCTTCCAAATCAAAATCACGCTTCTCAG GAGTGTCTTCCTCCGTCTTGCAAGCCTGGTGGTTCTTCTCATCTCTCTCTGGAGCCAGATCACCTGTGGTGGAGATCCACATAAGCCTGCGTGTCAGAAATGTGGCTATAACAATCATCTCCATCCG TGCTGGGAGACCTCTGTGGGGCAGGAAATGTACCGGCTGATGATCTTTGACTTGCTTGTCATGCTGCTTGTCATGCTGTTTGTGGAGTTTCCAAGAAA GTTGCTGGTGACCGccttcccttcctgccccttGCTGAAATTCTGGGGGCATCAGGAGTTTGTGGTGCCTGCCAATGTCCTGGACCTGGTGTATGGGCAGACCCTGTGCTGGACGGGGGCTCTTTTCTGCCCCCTGCTGCCTGTACTCAACACCATCAAGTATATTGCAGTCTTCTACTTGAAAAAG CTAACCCTCTATGCCAATTGCCGTCCAGCCGAACGGACGTTTCGTGCCTCCAGCTCCAACTTCTTTTTCCTGTTGGTTTTGCTTTTGGGTTTGGCTATTTCCTGCGTCCCCGCCCTCTACAGCATGTTTGT TTTGCCTCCTTCGAAGGCCTGTGGTCCATTCCGGGGGGAGCCCACTATGTGGAACACTGTCAGCAGTGCTATCTCTGAGTTACCCCGCACTGCCCGGGACTTCTTTGGATTTGTGGGCTCCATAGCATTTGCTGTGCCCTTGTTCCTACTACTGAG CATACTCATGTTCTTCCTCAAGGCACTGGCTGACTCCTACAGCTCTGTGGTCAAAGGCCTTAAATGGCAGCTCCGTTTG GAGGGCCAGGACAAACTTTTCCTGGTGAAACAGATCTCTGAGCTGAGCCAGTGA
- the CNOT3 gene encoding CCR4-NOT transcription complex subunit 3 isoform X1, producing MADKRKLQGEIDRCLKKVSEGVEQFEDIWQKLHNAANANQKEKYEADLKKEIKKLQRLRDQIKTWVASNEIKDKRQLIDNRKLIETQMERFKVVERETKTKAYSKEGLGLAQKVDPAQKEKEEVGQWLTNTIDTLNMQVDQFESEVESLSVQTRKKKGDKDKQDRIEGLKRHIEKHRYHIRMLETILRMLDNDSINVDSIRKIKDDVEYYVDSSQDPDFEENEFLYDDLDLEDIPQALVATSPPSHSHMEDEMFNQSSSTPTSTTSSSPIPPSPANCTTENSEDDKKRGRSTDSEVSQSPAKNGSKSLHNHHHQPPPTIPTSYPMGGSSSTSSSLGDGPGSNSNGAVAGSGNASGKANPPAGHAPTTPTPYAQAVAPPPTSTNASQPRPPSTQQNASKQNGATSYSSVVADSSSDSTLSSGNQALPNQTASHNPPSASVKEPSAAPQPPSGGNATGSSLLVPLTANPPASPTPSFSDSKPAQTLLNGPPQFSSTAEIKAPEPLSTLKSMAERAAIGSSIEDPVPSLHLAERADILITSTTSQPASNQPPIQLSEVNIPLSLGVCPLGPVPLTKEQLYQQAMEEAAWHHMPHPSDSERIRQYLPRNPCPTPPYHHQMPPPHSDTVEFYQRLSTETLFFIFYYLEGTKAQYLAAKALKKQSWRFHTKYMMWFQRHEEPKTITDEFEQGTYIYFDYEKWGQRKKEGFTFEYRYLEDRDLQ from the exons GTGAGATTGATCGGTGTTTGAAAAAGGTGTCAGAAGGCGTGGAGCAGTTTGAAGATATCTGGCAGAAG CTCCACAATGCAGCTAATGCCAACCAGAAGGAGAAATATGAAGCCGAtctgaaaaaagaaataaaaaaactccAG agaTTGAGGGACCAGATCAAGacgtgggttgcatccaatgagATTAAGGACAAAAGGCAGCTAATAGACAACCGAAAACTCATTGAGACG CAAATGGAGCGGTTCAAGGTAGTGGAACGTGAGACCAAGACGAAAGCCTACTCGAAGGAGGGCCTGGGCCTGGCGCAGAAGGTGGACCCAGcccagaaggaaaaggaggaggtcGGGCAGTGGCTGACG AACACAATAGACACCTTGAACATGCAGGTGGATCAGTTTGAGAGCGAAGTGGAGTCGCTGTCTGTCCAGACGCGCAAGAAGAAAGGAGACAAGGAT AAGCAAGACCGGATCGAGGGCCTGAAGCGGCACATTGAGAAACACCGGTACCACATTCGGATGCTGGAGACCATCCTGCGGATGCTGGACAACGACTCCATCAACGTGGACTCCATCCGCAAGATCAAGGACGACGTGGAATACTATGTGGATTCCTCGCAGGACCCTGATTTTGAGGAGAACGAGTTCCTCTATGATGACCTCGACTTAGAAGACATTC CACAGGCCCTGGTTGCCACTTCCCCACCCAGCCACAGTCACATGGAGGATGAGATGTTCAACCAGTCAAGCAGCACGCCTACCTCCACCACGTCCAGCTCCCCAATCCCACCCAGCCCTGCGAACTGCACAACA gaGAACTCTGAAGATGACAAGAAACGGGGACGATCCACAGACAGCGAAGTGAGCCAA tCCCCAGCGAAGAACGGTTCGAAAAGcctccacaaccaccaccaccaaccgcCTCCCACAATCCCCACCAGCTACCCGATGGGCGGCAGCTCCAGCACTTCGTCCTCGCTGGGGGACGGGCCTGGTTCCAACAGCAACGGGGCTGTGGCTGGCAGTGGGAACGCGAGCGGCAAAGCTAACCCTCCGGCAGGGCACGCACCCACCACCCCGACCCCTTACGCCCAGGCTGTGGCGCCCCCACCCACCAGCACCAATGCCTCTCAGCCCCGGCCTCCCAGCACCCAGCAGAACGCCAGCAAGCAGAACGGAGCAACCA GTTATAGTTCTGTGGTAGCGGACAGCAGTTCAGACTCCACGCTAAGCAGCGGCAACCAGGCATTGCCCAATCAGACGGCGTCGCACAACCCACCCAGCGCTTCTGT CAAAGAGCCCAGCGCAGCTCCGCAGCCACCGAGTGGTGGCAACGCCACTGGATCCAGCCTCCTGGTGCCTCTGACTGCCAACCCTCCTGCCTCGCCCACGCCCAGCTTCTCTGACAGCAAGCCTGCCCAGACCCTGCTCAACGGGCCACCCCAGTTCAGCTCCACTGCAGAGATCAAG GCACCTGAGCCTCTAAGTACATTGAAGTCAATGGCTGAGAGGGCAGCTATCGGCTCTAGCATAGAGGACCCTGTGCCATCTCTTCATCTCGCTGAAAGGG CTGATATCTTAATTACGAGCACGACCTCCCAGCCAGCCTCCAACCAGCCCCCCATCCAGCTATCTGAGGTGAACATCCCCCTTTCGCTGGGGGTGTGCCCCCTGGGGCCTGTGCCTCTCACCAAGGAGCAGCTCTACCAACAGGCCATGGAGGAGGCTGCCTGGCACCACATGCCTCATCCTTCTGATTCAGAAAGGATCCG GCAATATCTGCCGCGAAACCCCTGCCCAACCCCTCCGTACCACCACCAGATGCCTCCCCCACACTCCGATACGGTGGAGTTCTACCAGCGCCTCTCTACAGAGACCCTTTTCTTCATCTTCTACTATTTGGAG GGCACGAAGGCACAATACCTGGCAGCGAAGGCGCTGAAGAAGCAGTCCTGGCGCTTCCACACAAAGTACATGATGTGGTTCCAGCGGCACGAAGAACCCAAGACCATCACTGATGAATTTGAGCAG GGCACTTACATCTACTTTGACTACGAGAAATGGGGCCAGCGCAAAAAGGAGGGTTTCACCTTTGAATACCGCTACCTGGAAGACCGGGACCTGCAGTGA
- the LOC117058223 gene encoding LOW QUALITY PROTEIN: putative methyltransferase C9orf114 (The sequence of the model RefSeq protein was modified relative to this genomic sequence to represent the inferred CDS: inserted 2 bases in 1 codon; deleted 2 bases in 2 codons), whose product MAEKSQAKRLREGEDRKMDWRKWKQEKKEEKKKWKELKLLRKLDKMMMQEVAEKQKEEAKPIEDKGCNYTVSVALPGSILSNAQSAELRTYLAGQIARACVIFCVDEIVVFDEQGEDSKTVEGEFEGIKKRGQACVQLARXYLRKSFFPKHQDLQFAGLLNPLDSPHHVQIGEESEYREGVVLSRPTKPGRGSFVNCGMPKQVQIDKQLEAGLRVTVRLNPQQNPESKTQKGVVVSSHQPRTASGLYWGYSVRLASCLSAVFAESPYKEGYDVSIGTSERGTSVDQATLPPFRHALIVFGGLQGLEASVDTDLNLEVTDPSTLFDFYLNTCPGQGSRTIRTEEAILISLSALRPQIDEAVKKGSSL is encoded by the exons ATGGCGGAGAAAAGCCAGGCGAAGCGCTTACGGGAGGGAGAAGACAGGAAAATGGACTGGCGCAAATGGAAGCAGGAaaagaag gaggagaagaagaaatggaaggaGCTGAAGCTGTTGAGGAAACTGGATAAGATGATGATGCAGGAGGtggcagagaaacagaaagaggaGGCAAAGCCCATTGAAGATAAAGGATGCAACTACACAGTCAGCGTCGCCCTTCCGGGCTCCATTCTCAGCAACGCCCAGTCGGCAGAGTTGCGGACTTACCTTGCTGGGCAGATCGCCAGGGCCTGCGTCATCTTCTGCGTGGACGAGATTGTGGTGTTTGATGAGCAAGGGGAGGATTCAAAGACGGTGGAAGGTGAATTTGAAGGGATCAAGAAGAGAGGTCAGGCCTGTGTGCAGCTGGCCCG ATACCTTAGGAAATCTTTCTTCCCCAAACACCAGGACCTCCAGTTTGCAGGACTCTTAAACCCCTTAGACAGCCCCCACCACGTGCAGATAGGTGAGGAATCGGAGTATCGGGAAGGTGTGGTTTTGTCACGGCCCACCAAGCCTGGCCGGGGATCCTTTGTGAACTGTGGAATGCCAAAGCAGGTACAGATCGATAAGCAGCTGGAGGCAGGCCTTCGTGTTACAGTGCGTCTCAACCCACAGCAAAATCCAGAGAGCAAAACACAGAAGGGGGTGGTCGTTTCATCACACCAGCCTCGAACTGCTTCTGGGCTGTACTGGGGCTACAGTGTCCGCTTGGCATCCTGCCTGAGTGCTGTGTTTGCTGAGTCCCCGTATAAAGAAGGCTACGATGTCTCCATTGGAACCTCT GAGCGAGGGACCTCCGTGGACCAGGCAACTCTGCCTCCTTTCAGACATGCTTTGATAGTTTTCGGAGGCTTGCAAGGCCTGGAGGCAAGCGTGGACACGGACCTGAACCTGGAGGTCACAGATCCAAGCACCTTGTTCGACTTTTACTTGAACACCTGTCCAGGGCAGGGCAGCCGCACCATCAGGACCGAGGAAGCAATCCTCATCTCTCTGTCGGCGCTGAGACCTCAGATTGACGAAGCAGTGAAGAAAGGCAGCAGCCTCTGA
- the LENG1 gene encoding leukocyte receptor cluster member 1, translating to MNILPKKSWHVRNKDNVAKVRRDEAEAEAQRQKKEARALLAEQEARTEFLRKKARLSAPGGDDSSSDILALGSERPSRHLNLFQELEESGNKEYEEEKRQEKERREKALGILTYLGQSSAEAQTSRPWYQELPERSEAVAKDEKLKGKLDPLAEMERHLRKKKGSHKKDGKKDKQEQKGSGGTLAFRPAPSSASSSLEQLRQERLRREKAERARAESLLAQRAGTLPLQEEETDERKRGYNSQFNPQLARKRVWEPQ from the exons ATGAACATTCTTCCCAAGAAGTCATGGCACGTGAGGAACAAAGACAACGTGGCCAAGGTGCGGCGGGACGAGGCGGAGGCCGAAGCGCAGCGGCAGAAGAAGGAGGCCCGAGCACTACTTGCTGAACAGGAG GCCCGGACTGAATTCCTACGCAAGAAAGCACGCCTGTCAGCTCCAGGAGGTGATGACAGCAGCTCGGACATCCTCGCTTTAGGCTCAGAAAGGCCCTCGCGCCATCTAAATCTCTTTCAAGAGTTGGAAGAAAGTGGCAACAAAGAATATGAGGAGGAGAAGAGGCAAGAGAAG GAGCGTCGGGAAAAAGCTCTGGGTATCCTCACGTACTTGGGCCAGAGTTCAGCAGAGGCCCAGACGAGTCGTCCCTGGTACCAGGAGCTGCCAGAACGCAGTGAGGCCGTCGCCAAAGATGAGAAGCTGAAAGGGAAGTTGGATCCCCTGGCCGAGATGGAAAGGCACTTGCGGAAGAAGAAGGGATCCCACAAGAAAGACGGGAAGAAAGACAAGCAGGAGCAAAAAGGAAGCGGAGGAACTCTGGCTTTCAG GCCTGCCCCTTCCTCAGCATCGTCGTCattggagcaactgcgccaggagAGGTTGCGCCGCGAGAAGGCAGAGCGAGCCCGTGCCGAGAGCCTTCTAGCCCAAAGGGCAGGCACCCTCCCACTCCAGGAGGAGGAAACAGATGAAAGAAAACGGGGCTACAACTCTCAGTTTAACCCGCAACTGGCAAGAAAGAGAGTCTGGGAACCACAGTGA